In Oscillatoria sp. FACHB-1407, one DNA window encodes the following:
- a CDS encoding Ycf51 family protein, which yields MDNFLTYAQWAAIATVGMGVVTGLSFLLKWGFRFRLVGITGFMGVLTVGLFALGVVPFTRTSIPGAVRFSTVYDSGAAQVVITVSNEITEEQLTATLQQAASDLFSPGRLSRGEDKLTIRARTVLHPEPGVSEPLYLGQVRRSLFVRDDEDMDIKLYPESLAKLPQPTVEPESSAN from the coding sequence ATGGATAATTTCTTGACTTACGCCCAGTGGGCAGCGATCGCAACTGTCGGAATGGGAGTCGTCACTGGGCTGTCGTTTCTGTTGAAGTGGGGCTTTCGCTTTCGGTTAGTGGGAATTACTGGGTTTATGGGAGTCCTCACGGTGGGCTTGTTTGCGCTTGGTGTCGTGCCCTTTACTCGTACCAGTATTCCCGGTGCTGTGCGGTTTTCGACGGTTTATGACTCAGGAGCCGCGCAAGTTGTGATCACCGTTTCCAACGAAATTACCGAGGAGCAACTCACTGCCACGCTACAACAAGCCGCTAGCGATCTCTTTTCTCCAGGGCGATTAAGTCGAGGCGAAGATAAGCTAACCATTCGAGCACGGACTGTGTTGCATCCAGAGCCAGGTGTTTCAGAACCGCTTTATTTGGGGCAAGTGCGGCGATCGCTGTTTGTGCGCGATGATGAGGATATGGACATCAAACTTTATCCTGAAAGTTTGGCAAAGTTGCCTCAACCAACGGTAGAGCCTGAGAGCTCAGCGAATTGA